A region from the Aquimarina sp. ERC-38 genome encodes:
- a CDS encoding ATP-binding protein gives MESENKNDKPKNCLKVVLFGPESTGKTTLSRQLAAHYKTVWVPEFARDYLQQKWDNTREICSYEDIIPIARGQLALEQEGFKKANNILFCDTDVLETSVYSEAYFNNKVPGELLEYLKENNTDFYFLTYIDTPWVPDDLRDKPNEREAMFSLFKKALQKSKKPYIVLKGNRENRFRIAKQTIDQLTQT, from the coding sequence ATGGAATCAGAAAATAAAAATGACAAGCCCAAAAATTGCTTAAAAGTAGTACTTTTTGGTCCGGAATCTACAGGAAAAACAACCTTGTCCAGGCAATTAGCAGCGCATTATAAAACCGTTTGGGTACCCGAATTTGCTCGCGATTATCTACAACAAAAATGGGATAACACCCGTGAGATATGTTCGTATGAAGATATTATACCTATTGCCAGAGGGCAATTAGCACTAGAGCAAGAAGGCTTTAAAAAAGCAAACAATATTTTGTTTTGTGATACTGATGTGTTAGAAACCAGTGTATATTCCGAAGCCTATTTTAACAACAAGGTTCCGGGAGAATTATTAGAATACTTAAAAGAAAATAATACGGATTTTTATTTTCTTACTTATATAGATACTCCCTGGGTTCCTGACGATTTAAGAGATAAGCCTAATGAAAGAGAAGCTATGTTTTCCTTATTTAAAAAAGCATTGCAAAAAAGTAAAAAACCGTATATTGTGCTGAAGGGAAATCGAGAAAATCGCTTTCGAATTGCAAAACAAACCATTGATCAATTAACACAAACATAG
- the pnuC gene encoding nicotinamide riboside transporter PnuC, protein MNLIFDFFLEAYSKASLPQILLEAITFVFGIISVLYAKKENIWVYPTGLIATIISVYLLYTAGYYGDMMMNFYYSAMSIFGWYNWSRVSRGSRVVLISRTTGKEKALGILLCILTMIVTYTIYQFFGTEILIENYIDILTSGMFFTAMWYMATKKIENWTLWIIADLITVPLYAYRGLGMLSLQYLIFTFLAIQGYRQWNQKIKMTSPKIA, encoded by the coding sequence ATGAACCTCATTTTTGATTTTTTCTTAGAAGCCTATAGTAAAGCTTCCCTACCTCAAATTCTATTAGAAGCCATTACTTTTGTATTTGGAATTATCAGTGTGCTGTATGCTAAAAAAGAAAATATTTGGGTGTATCCTACCGGGTTGATTGCTACCATAATTTCGGTATACTTACTTTATACAGCTGGTTATTACGGGGATATGATGATGAATTTTTACTATTCGGCCATGAGTATTTTCGGGTGGTATAATTGGTCTAGAGTAAGCAGGGGAAGCCGGGTTGTATTAATATCCAGAACTACCGGAAAAGAAAAGGCTTTGGGTATCTTACTTTGTATATTAACCATGATCGTGACGTATACAATTTATCAATTCTTCGGAACTGAAATCTTAATTGAAAATTACATCGATATTTTAACCTCGGGGATGTTTTTTACTGCTATGTGGTATATGGCGACCAAAAAAATTGAGAATTGGACGCTCTGGATCATTGCAGACCTGATTACGGTACCACTTTATGCCTACCGAGGGCTAGGTATGCTTTCTCTTCAATATTTAATATTTACTTTTTTAGCCATTCAGGGGTATAGACAATGGAATCAGAAAATAAAAATGACAAGCCCAAAAATTGCTTAA
- a CDS encoding 4'-phosphopantetheinyl transferase family protein, with protein sequence MPLYKTITVDAGTTIWIWKIIETTDQLLKNIELTPYSTERLSNMSSVLHQRGFASVRQLLKVAGYKDKDLYYNDLGKPFLQDSKSISITHSYHFSAIIVSDSPTGIDIEKQRKKIGVIKDKFIGNDCIAFTSNQEENIRLLTIAWGAKESIYKMKATPGVSLKNHIEITSILKNKQRVQATFKDKKSTSKHQLAYLEFEGFTCVYLKPPVEII encoded by the coding sequence ATGCCTCTTTACAAAACAATAACAGTAGATGCCGGAACTACCATTTGGATCTGGAAAATCATTGAAACCACGGATCAACTGTTGAAAAATATAGAATTAACTCCTTATAGCACGGAGCGTTTGAGCAACATGTCATCAGTGTTGCATCAAAGGGGTTTTGCCAGTGTCAGACAATTATTGAAAGTAGCTGGGTACAAGGACAAAGATTTGTATTATAACGATCTAGGAAAACCTTTTCTACAAGATAGCAAATCTATCTCCATTACACATTCGTATCATTTTTCTGCTATTATCGTCAGTGATAGTCCTACGGGTATTGATATAGAAAAGCAACGTAAAAAAATTGGGGTGATAAAAGATAAATTTATAGGTAACGACTGTATTGCCTTTACTTCTAATCAAGAAGAAAACATTCGGTTATTAACAATTGCCTGGGGTGCTAAAGAATCCATTTATAAAATGAAAGCTACGCCAGGTGTAAGCTTAAAAAACCATATTGAGATTACATCTATTCTTAAAAACAAGCAAAGGGTTCAGGCAACTTTTAAAGATAAAAAGTCAACATCAAAGCATCAACTGGCATACCTGGAATTTGAAGGCTTTACCTGTGTTTATTTAAAACCACCAGTAGAAATAATTTAA
- the ahcY gene encoding adenosylhomocysteinase: MSTTTLPYVPYKVKDISLAAWGRKEIHLAEAEMPGLMSLREEYKDEQPLKGARIAGCLHMTIQTAVLIETLKALGAEVTWSSCNIFSTQDQAAAAIAEAGIPVYAWKGMSEEEFDWCIEQTLFFGEDKKPLNMILDDGGDLTNMVLDRYPELVDGIKGLSEETTTGVHRLYERMKNGTLPLPAINVNDSVTKSKFDNKYGCRESAVDAIRRATDTMLAGKRVVVCGYGDVGKGTAASFSGAGSIVTVTEIDPICALQAAMDGFEVKKLKTVIGNADILITTTGNKDIVQAEHFKALKDKAIVCNIGHFDNEIDMAWLNDNYGTTKDEIKPQVDKYTINGKDIIILAEGRLVNLGCATGHPSFVMSNSFTNQTLAQIELWKHSENYKNEVYMLPKHLDEKVAQLHLSRLGAELETLRKDQADYIGVSVEGPFKPEYYRY; encoded by the coding sequence ATGAGTACGACGACACTACCTTATGTTCCTTATAAAGTAAAGGATATTTCACTTGCTGCCTGGGGAAGAAAAGAAATTCACCTTGCCGAAGCAGAAATGCCGGGATTAATGTCCTTACGGGAAGAATATAAGGATGAACAACCCTTAAAAGGTGCGCGGATAGCCGGATGTTTGCATATGACCATACAAACGGCAGTATTAATTGAAACCTTAAAAGCCCTGGGAGCTGAGGTTACCTGGAGTTCTTGTAACATTTTTTCTACTCAGGATCAGGCAGCGGCAGCAATTGCTGAAGCTGGTATCCCGGTATACGCTTGGAAAGGAATGAGTGAAGAAGAATTTGACTGGTGTATCGAACAAACACTTTTCTTCGGCGAAGACAAAAAGCCTTTAAACATGATCCTGGATGATGGTGGGGATTTAACGAATATGGTATTAGACCGTTACCCGGAATTAGTGGATGGAATCAAAGGATTATCAGAAGAGACTACTACCGGAGTACATCGCTTATATGAAAGAATGAAAAATGGAACCCTGCCCCTTCCGGCAATTAACGTAAATGACTCTGTTACCAAATCCAAATTTGATAATAAATACGGGTGTAGAGAAAGTGCAGTGGACGCTATTAGAAGGGCAACTGATACCATGCTTGCCGGTAAAAGAGTGGTTGTTTGCGGATATGGAGATGTAGGAAAAGGAACGGCTGCCTCATTTAGTGGTGCCGGATCTATTGTAACGGTTACTGAAATTGATCCTATCTGTGCTTTACAGGCTGCTATGGATGGTTTTGAAGTTAAAAAATTAAAAACGGTTATTGGTAATGCTGATATTTTAATCACCACTACCGGAAATAAAGATATTGTACAAGCCGAGCATTTTAAAGCTTTAAAAGACAAGGCAATTGTTTGTAATATCGGTCATTTTGATAACGAAATCGATATGGCATGGTTAAATGACAACTACGGTACTACTAAAGATGAAATCAAACCACAGGTAGATAAATATACAATTAACGGCAAAGATATTATTATCCTGGCTGAAGGACGATTAGTGAACTTGGGATGTGCTACCGGTCACCCTAGTTTTGTGATGAGTAATTCTTTTACCAATCAAACCCTGGCACAAATCGAACTTTGGAAACATTCGGAGAACTACAAAAATGAAGTGTATATGTTACCTAAGCACCTGGATGAAAAAGTAGCGCAATTACACCTTTCCAGATTAGGTGCAGAACTGGAGACTTTACGAAAAGATCAGGCTGATTATATAGGGGTATCGGTAGAAGGGCCTTTTAAACCGGAATATTATAGGTACTAG